From Zea mays cultivar B73 chromosome 3, Zm-B73-REFERENCE-NAM-5.0, whole genome shotgun sequence:
AAGtggtttatcggactagatccgatggACGGACAATTTATTTCGGTTTATGTGTATCatcgcctctaaggtgggactcagacacttaagctagaataatctggGTGGTTCCACCACACCACAACCATTGAAGAGTGTATGGTGACGACCCGCTAGTGATCAGGAGCCATAGTTTGGGGATTTTCTCAGCCGGaaccatgtttcggtctcttcttaatataatactggGATGTCGGTCTTTCCATCCCCTGCCGAGTTTTTTATATTGAGCTATTTGATTTGGCTTTTGGTTTTTTGGTAAAAGCCacagccaaaagccaaaccaaacacatctTTTGATAAGTCTAGCGACCTAAAAATAAAAAATGAAAACTTGAACCTAGATGACAGCACCTGGTCCAAGTTTTGAGCGTGCTAGTGTATTTTACTCTAAGGTATAGATAAATAGAGGTAGAGCATCTGGTCCATCGGTGTCCACACAAGACAAAATTTAGAGAAGCCTTTACATTTGATGACTTAATTGGACATAAGACGAAATGTATGTACCACTTAAGATATGATCTCTTGCAGTTCAAAACCTGACTGTAGTTGATCATAAGACTAGAATTTGTTCTTCCTTAGTATAAATAACAAACCAAGCTGGTGTGTAGATGAAACATCCATGGTAGCTAACCATTTTATCACAATATTATTATGACATTCTACTGAAAGGTCACATGGTGTTCGTCATGGATCCCCATATTTCTTGTGTGTAACCTGACAATGCACTCCAGATGTAATTCATAGGTAACGAACTTCATATACCCATATTTATTAATGCTTCATTGGATTGGCTGGGAGAGAAATGGCTTGAATGTCAGCACTAGCCCAATTATTGACACCATGTTTAGCGTCAGGAACAAGATCTGGTTACCTGCATTTTGTGTAAATGAAACAAATATATGCACTTAGTTATTCTTATATTTACCTTTCTGAAATCCTAAGGAAAAAATGGCAAAATTGGAGGAGCCATGTATGTCCCACTTACCAGGTAAGAATAGCCCATATATGTGCTTCTGAGCCCATGAAAAACTGAAAAATCAAGAAAAGAAGTGCAGCAAATTTAATCCATGATCATATATGTATAATAGCTTTACAGCCATATAAAAGATAGAAACAGGATACTTACATAATTCCTGCTGCTGCCGGAGCTGCAGCTTTGAACATTGACATCATAGTAACAGAGATGCCATTAGCAGTGCCTCTCTGCTTTTGTGTCTGAACATGTTATCAATCAAAGAAGTAAGAATCTAGGAAAAAGGATAAAGAAACCGTATTGAGACTGCCAGATAGGATCGATACATACCACTGCAGTATTTTGCAAAATGTTGCACGCAATAGTAATAGTGGCCTGTTTtatgcaaaacaaaacaaaaacatTAGCATTTGTTTGTAACAAAGTATCCTTTTCATATGACTCAACTAGTTATATATTATTAGAAGATTTGCTAAACTCTCGAATTTGGGAGCACTTATTTGTTTACAGCAGGAAGCCAATGCAAACGGGAAAGATGGCTGAAATTTACTCACAGCAAACACGTTCTTCAGAATTGAGGCTATGTTAACAAGTATTTTGAGCTCCAGGCCGTGTAGATTGGACATGAATGGATATGTTATGAGAAGAATTATGGACAAGATCTGCAAAGCAAACATGTATTTAAATTCGGTACTTGAAAACAAGTTATCTAACAAAGACAAGACTACTTAGGTCTCTTTTACAAAAATGAACTGGAACCCCCCCTCCCTACAGTTTCTGTTGAGCATTTTTTTCCTCCGATACTGGCACACTATTCTATTATTGTCCCCTTCCTATTCCCTATATTCTAATCTATGTCTAGCGATCTTGATTTATTATTTTTCCTATTGAGTATTTTTTGTCCTCCAGTACTACACACTCTCCTATTAAGATTTTTTTATCCTTGTAAGCAAACCTCGACAAAGATATATTTCTCACGTACCACTGCAGGCCGAAATATCTTGACTGGTCCAAAATACTTCGAAAGGAGGGGATAAATAGTAAGTTGATATACCAGTACACTGAGTCCTACAAAGATCAAATGAATTGTTGCCATGTAAATAATTTAACAAACACCAATATTAGAGCTACATGTGCAAACATTTCGCTGTAACTAGAGTATAATACATCCCATGGCCAATATCAGTTGAATGTAAATATTTTAAATGCAATAGATATTTAGAAGCATAGTTCAGTTATACTGAAAGCATTTCACTATTGACTGGAAGCAGTAATAAAGGTGTACACATGTTATCTAATTTAACTCCTGTTACAAGGTATTTTGCTTCTCATATTCAATAATTATTAGCTTAaaaattgggggggggggggggggggggataatACATACCTGAGAAGGCGAACACAGTACCAACATCCTGGGATGTAAAGCTAAGGCCCTGGAATTTTCTGCTGCTCACAGCCCAGAGTGAAAATATCTAAAGATGTTTTTTAAAGATATTAGCATCAAGATGCACAATATTTGTAGTTATTTCAATGTCTAGAGTGGAAGCATCATTTTGCATAGATGTTGTATTGAATGAGTTACTCAAATGATATCTTAAGATTCAGAGGTATTTGATATAGATTACCTCAAGATAAGCAGTGTCATGGAGAGAAAAGATAGAAAATAGGATTATTGCTGACATCAACGGCCAGTTCTTTAGCAGATTCTCTGTAGATTTAGAACCACCAACTTGTGATTCTAATTCTTGAATACATTCTGCTTTTTCATCATCATGAAAGTGCAGCGTTTCCTAAGAAAATGAGATGAAATGCAAGGAACTTTCTCAATATCGTAGGAAAGTTTCAAAAACGGTATTTATCGAATTACGGAAAGTTGGACCCTTCTGTTCTATAGCACTGGAAGGGCACAGCTGAGCAAAAAATACGACTAAGGGTATAGGTGAGCACACCACAAAAACTAAGGTTACCAATTTAAAAAACCCAAAGTTGTATGTAGTGATTGGAGGCATATAGGTCCAAACAAATCTCATTTATTTTCTTGAATATCCAACTATTTGGATTCCAAAATCATATGAAAGATGATGTAGTAATACCGGAAGCCAAATGCATGCAATACATGATCCAACCGCTAGCACCGATATGACAAAGCAAGGGAGGAAGTATGGAAACCTGAAAGTTGGATGCAAATTTCAAAGGTTAATCATATTCTGAAAATAATAAATAGTTATATGGCTGAAATTGGATAATAATATTTACCTCCCAAATATGGACTCTTCAGAGAACAATTTCGGGTACTTTTGTGCAGGCTAACACAAGATAAATGATAGATAACGTTAGTTATACATATCTTTGCAGTAGTTTCTTTTTTAGATTATAATATGTAAATCTTCACCGCACTTGTTAAAGACTTTAATCATAGTGAACAATCTGGCAAAAGTGTAAAATAGCCAAAGAATATATTTACACCAACTTTGTTCGATATATAATTATGGATATTTCTAATATCTTGATGAAAATCTGAAGTTCAGTTTACATTTTTTTTTGTTAACTGAACAACTATCCTCTTTTGTACACATTAGATGACAATTTAGATTTAAGGGGAACATGATGCAGGCACTCACTGATATTTCAAATTTAACTTATCATACTATCAAAGTACAATAATATTCACCTGTGCAAGAAAGCCTCCAATAGATGGCCCAATAACAAGAGCTATCGCTCGTGATGATGTAACCTAAGACATAATGTAAGAAGTAAGGT
This genomic window contains:
- the LOC103650045 gene encoding protein ZINC INDUCED FACILITATOR-LIKE 1; protein product: MGSQNGQIQELPPPLHPTNIGDQPPPVEKTKRQCPGCQLDEVNKASNKVPYLNFCFIWIICLTATLPIQSLFPYLYFMIRDLKVAKEEQDIGFYAGFVGATYFLGRTISAVPWGIFADKYGRKPCIVISILSVIVFNTLFGLSTTYWMAIVTRGLLGLLCGILGPIKAYASEVSRKEHQALGISFVTSSRAIALVIGPSIGGFLAQPAQKYPKLFSEESIFGRFPYFLPCFVISVLAVGSCIACIWLPETLHFHDDEKAECIQELESQVGGSKSTENLLKNWPLMSAIILFSIFSLHDTAYLEIFSLWAVSSRKFQGLSFTSQDVGTVFAFSGLSVLVYQLTIYPLLSKYFGPVKIFRPAVILSIILLITYPFMSNLHGLELKILVNIASILKNVFAATITIACNILQNTAVTQKQRGTANGISVTMMSMFKAAAPAAAGIIFSWAQKHIYGLFLPGNQILFLTLNMVSIIGLVLTFKPFLSQPIQ